CCAGCTTGCCGCTGTCCGCGATCACCGTCACCTGACGCGCCCGCGATGCCAGCAGGCGGTTGATGCTCGCTTCCCCTTCGTGGTGGGCGAACGCTCCGCGCTCCGCGTCGAACGCGTCGACGCCCAGGAACACCAGGTCGAGGGTGATCTGGTCGAGGAACAGGCTGGCGAGCGGCCCGGTCAGCTCGAACGAGTGCTGCCGGGCCACGCCGCCCGTCACCACGATCTTGATGTTCGGGCGGACGGCCAGCTCGTGGGCGATGTTGAGCGCGTTCGTCACCACCGTCAGCGCCGGTGAGCCGTCGCGCTCCGCCAGTTCCGGCCGCAGCACCAGCGCGCGGGCGACCTCGGTGCTCGTCGTGCCGCCGTTGAGCCCGATCACCATGCCGCGTTCGACCAGCCGCGCGGCGGCCGCGCTGATGCGCTGTTTCTCCGGCGCATTGCGCGCGGCCTTGTGCCGCAACGGCAGGTCGTACGCCACGTTGCTCGCCACCGCGCCGCCCCGGGTGCGGGTCAGCAGCCGGCGTCCGGCCAGGTGGTCCAGGTCGCGCCGGATCGTGGCGGGGGACACGTCGAGCTCCTCCGCGGAGGCCTCGACGTCGATCTTTTCCCGCTGCCCCACCATGTCCAGCAGTGCGCTGAGCCGTTCGTGCCGGTCCAAACCAGCCTCCTTCGCCGCCTTCCCCGACGACAAAGGTAGTCAGAGGGCGCGCAGGAAAGCCAGCGACGGCATGAAGAAGTACTCACCGCCCCGCACCGTCACCGATTGCGGCACCGGGTCGGCCGTGCGCTGCACCGATCCGCCCCATTCGACGGTGTAGTCCGACGTCCCCCGCTCGCCCTGCCCGATCACCGGGTCGAGCCCCGGCGTGACGCCGTCGACGATCGGGAAGCCCGGGTTGTCCGCCCAGAGTGCCTGCGTGAACTCGAACTGGTTGCCCAGC
This genomic window from Amycolatopsis mongoliensis contains:
- a CDS encoding DeoR/GlpR family DNA-binding transcription regulator; the protein is MDRHERLSALLDMVGQREKIDVEASAEELDVSPATIRRDLDHLAGRRLLTRTRGGAVASNVAYDLPLRHKAARNAPEKQRISAAAARLVERGMVIGLNGGTTSTEVARALVLRPELAERDGSPALTVVTNALNIAHELAVRPNIKIVVTGGVARQHSFELTGPLASLFLDQITLDLVFLGVDAFDAERGAFAHHEGEASINRLLASRARQVTVIADSGKLGGHAFARICDTAAVDQLITDSGADPAQVAAFEAAGVEVLLA